The genomic DNA GACACCGTCAGACCTCGGCTGATGCCGCGGCTCGAGACGTTGTCCATCATCAGCCCGTTGTAGATGAAGGGGGCGATGGCCTTCTCGACGGTGTCGAGGAAGAGCTGGCTGCCCGGGTCGTTCACCTGCCACGTCGAGTCGCGCAGCAGCGCGAACAGCCGGCCCAGGCCGTCGTGGAGCACCGCGCCGTAGCCGCCGATGTAGGGGACGTCGGTGTGCTGGATGAACGAGCCGTCGGCGTAGAAACCGTCACCGGTGGTGACGTACGGGAAGACGGGGGACAGTGCGTCACGGCCGAGCTGGATCTTGGCCGCGCTGCCGCCGACGACGCCTCGCAGGATGAGCCCGCGGCACAGGTCGACACGGTTGGCGCCGGTACTGGTGCCGGTGTACTGCGCCACGGCCGAGTCCGGCAGGAACTTGTCCACGGCCCGGCAGTAGGCGGCTGTCTGCTCGGCCGACAGGTGGTCGTAGAGCAGCACGACGGTGTCCATCAGCGCCTGCGGCGAGCCGATCTGGAAGTTCCACCAGTTGCCGAACCGGGCCTTGTTCTCGTTGTAGACGTCCGAGTAGAGGTGGTCCAGGCCGGCGATGACGGCGTCCTTGAGCGCGGTGTCTCCGGTGAGCCCCGTGCCGGGCTGGGCGTACGCCTGGGCCATGGTGTTCAGCCGCGTGAAGCTGTCGTTCATCCTGGCCGAGTAGCCGTACGACTCCTGGTCGGTGTCCGGCGACGGGTCGGCATAGCTGATGCCGGGCCACAGTGAGCCGACCGCCGGCGCCATGGTGGCCAGGAAGCCGGATGCCTGGGTGCCGAGCGTGGCGAGCTTGGACCTGAAGGGCTCCGCGGTCGGGCTGAAGCCCTCACCGAGTATCAGCGTGCGCCACTTGGCGCGCAGTGCGGCGAATTCGTCGTCAGCCTGGTCGGCAGCCGATGCCTGGGTGCGAGCGGTGGCCGCGGCGGTGCCGGGCTCGGTGAAGCCGACCGCGAGCGCGGTGCCGCCGGTGGCCGCCAGGAAGGTGCGGCGGGACCACGGGGGCGAGGGAGGGGGCGTCATGGGTGCTCCGGAGGCCGGGAGGGGTGCGGAATACCGCTGTGGAGTAGGCGGTTTCTAGCACGCAAGCGCTCAACCGATCAACAGAAGAAACAGAATTGAGCATTTCGATCGTTCTGCGCGTTAATCTTTGTCCTACTTCCCCCCTGCTCTACCGCTTCCTCCTCGGCTGCAGTTCGCGGTGGAGGGTGCATGCCTCCGCCTCCCATGGTGTCTGTCGGGTCGTCGCCTCCGGACACCGTGCAGGAGCTGTTCGAATGCAGGACGTCGTCCCTCCGGTCGCTGCTCCTGGCGGGGGTGGCGCCGAGCCGGCGCGCGGCAGGCGCGGACGCACCGCGTCGCGGATCACGATGCCGTCGGCCCGGGAGGCAGGTGGGCGGGCAGCTGAGGCCGGGCCGGACGCAGAGGTGCCCGTACCGACGACGGGGAAGCCGGTACGGGCAGCGCTTGCAGGGTCGGGTGCCCACCTCCCGTGTGCACGGCACCACCGGGCACTCACCGTCGTCGGCAGGCGCAGGACCGCACCCACCGGCCTCGGGCTCAGTGCAGGTCGGCCCGCGCGGGGCTGCCGTCGAGGAATCCGCCCGACTGGTGCTGCCACAACTTCGCGTAGGAGCCGTCCGACGCGAGCAACTCCTGGTGGGTGCCCTGTTCGACGATCCGTCCGCGGTCCAGGACGACGAGGCGGTCCATGGTGGCGACCGTGCTCAGCCGGTGCGCCACCACGAGCGCCGTCCGCCCGTCCATGAGCCGCCACAGCGCCTCCTGCACCAGGATCTCGCTCTCGGAGTCCAGGGCGCTGGTGGCCTCGTCGAGCAGCAGGATGGGCGCGTCGCGCAGGATCGCCCTGGCGAGCGCGACCCGCTGGCGTTGTCCGCCGGACAGCTTGACACCGCGCTCCCCCACCATGGTGTCGAAGCCGTCCGGCAGCGCGTCGGCGAACTCCGTGACGTGCGCCGCCTCGGCCGCGCGGCGGATCTCGGCATCGGTGGCGTCCGGCCGGGCGAACGCGAGGTTGTCCCGCAGCGTGCGGTGGAACATCGCCGGGTCCTGCGGCACGTAGGCGATCAGGCTGCGCAGGTCGGTCTGACGCAGCCTGCTGATGTCCTGACCCCCGATCAGGATCCGGCCGGCGTCGATGTCCGTCAGCCGGAGCAGCAGCCTGGTGAGCGTGGTCTTGCCGCCGCCGGACCGACCGACGAGACCGATCTTCGCTCCGCTGGGCACAGCCAGGTCCAGGCCCTCGAAAAGCGGTCTCCCGCCCCCATGGGCGAAGGTCACCTGCTCGAAGCGGACATCGGCGGCCTGGGACAGCAGCGGCTCCGGCGACGCCGGGTCGAGCACGGTCGGCGGCGTCAGCAGCAGTTCGGTGAACTGTGCGGCCTCCGTCATCGAGCTCTCCAGGCGGCGGTAGATCTGGTTGAACTCGAACATGATCCGCGTCGCGTTGCTGTAGTACGTGAAGGCGACCACGACCGCCTCCACCCCGTGCCCGCCCCCGCCGAGCGTGACCGCGAGCAGCAGGCCCAGCGCGTTGGTCAGCACGGACATCGGCGCGACCAGTGTGTCGATGCGCAGGTTGCCGTAGTCCCACGACCTCAGTGTGAGCCGCCGCGACTGCGCGACGCGGGACCGATGCTCGGCGGCCTCACGTTCCTGGGCGGCGAACGCCTGGACCGTGTCGATGTTCGTCAGGCTGTCGGCGACGTGGCCCGACACCCGGGCGATCGCCTCCTCGCGCTGTTTGACGAGCGCCTGACGGCGGCGGATGAGGGGCACCACGCACAGCGCCGTCAGGGCGATCATCGCCAGGAGCCCGACTACGAGCAGCGGGTCGTAGCGCCACAGCACCACCGACCCGAACAGCAGCGGCACGAAGCTTCCCACGACCGAGAACGTAAGAGTGTCGATGAACTCCTCGAAGCGAGAGGCGAAGCTGAGGACCCGTTTGGTCAGCGACCCGGCGAAGTTGTCATGGAAGAACGCGGCGTCCTTGGCGAACAGCTCGTCCATGCCGATCACGTACAGGTGCTCGATGGCGAGCGCGGCTACGCGGTTCAGGCAGTGGAAGCCGATGCGCCACAGCGTCTCCGCGAACAGAAGGACGCCGGCGAAGCCGAGAACGTAGGGCAGCGTCGAACCGATGGAGATGCCGTTGTCGCCTGCGATTCGGCCGACGAGCTTCGCGACGACCAGCGGCGCGATGTAGTTGATACCGATGTTGCCCAGCGCCGGCAGCAGCATCGCGGGCACCGTCAGCCGCGGGCACCGGGCCAGCTCCCGTCCGTAGTAACGAAGTGCGAGGAGTACCGAGCCCCTGCTCCGAGGAGCCTCGCGCGATTCAGGTAAGCCCATCCCAACCCCGTGTTGTCGTGCAGCAGCCCGCCGTGCGCCTCTCGGGGGCATGCCGCTGTCTCCATGGCCGTGCGGAGCTCCGGTTCGAGTGAGTGCCCGCGCTCGGGTCGTCCTCCGACAGGCGGGGCACGACGACAAGGCCCCCCGCGCAGATCGCAGCGACGCCACCGTGCGAGTACGGGCGGGCCAGGCGTCACAGTGTCCCGCGATGACGCCCGCGGAGTCCAAGCGTTTTTGTCAGCCGGCGGCGCACCGCACACACGTGCGCCCCCAGCCGGACGGGTGCGGGTCTCCAGGAGTCGGGGGCGACCTGTCAACAGCGCGTCGGCGGAGGGCGGGTACCGCGGAATCGTTGGATCAGAACCACTCGGGCCGGTTGTCCGCCGCGGTGCGGTCCAGACTGTCGAGCAGATCGAACTGCGGTCCCGTACGGGGTAGTTCCACGCGGAAGAAGTACCGGGCCGCCTGTCGCTTGCCCTCGTGGAAGTCATCGGTGCGGTCCCTGAGTGCGAGGAACTGCTCCAACCAGATCCAGGCCAGCACCACGTGGCCGACGGCTTCCAGGTAGACGGAGGCGTTGGCCAGGGCGGTCGCGGGGTCTCCGGTCGACCAGAGCGTGGCCGTGGTGCGCTGTGCCCGGGTCGTGGCCTGCTCCAACACGGCGGCCAGCTCGGCCGCCTCGCCGCCGCTCGCCGTGGCGCGGGCGACGGTTGCCGAGATGGTCTCCAGCAGCAGACTCAGCCCCGCTCCGCCGTTCGTGACGACCTTGCGACCGAGCAGGTCCAGTCCCTGGATGCCGTGCGTGCCCTCGTGGATGGCGTTGAGACGGTTGTCCCGGTAGAACTGCTCGACGTTGTACTCGCGGGTGTAGCCGTAGCCGCCGTGCACCTGGATGGCGAGGTCGTTGGCGGCCAGGCACCACTGCGACGGCCAGCTCTTGGCGATGGGCGTCAGGACGTCCAGCAGCAGCCGGGCGCGGGCGCGCCCGGACTCCTGCTCGGCGGTGCGTTCCTCGTCGAGCAGGCGGCTGCAGTAGAGGCTGAGCGCGAGGGCGCCCTCCACGTAGCTCTTCTGTGCCAGCAGCATCCTGCGCACGTCGGCGTGCTCGATGATGGGGACCTGCGGGGCGTTCGCGTCCCTGCCCGTCAGCGGGCGGCCCTGCGGGCGGGTGCGGGCGTAGTCGAGGGCGTGCAGATAGCCGGTGTAACCGAGCGCCGTGGCTCCGAGCCCGACGCCGATGCGGGCCTCGTTCATCATGTGGAACATGTACGCGAGCCCGTGATGGGCCGCGCCCACGAGGAAGCCCACCGCGCCCGGGGCGCCGCCCGGGGCGTGCCGGCCCTCACCGAAATTGAGCAGGGTGTTGGTGGTTCCGCGGTAGCCCATCTTGTGGTTGAGGCCGGCCGGCACCACGTCGTTGCGTTCGCCCGGGCTGCCGTCCGGCTCGACCAGGAACTTGGGCACGATGAACAGCGAGATGCCCTTCACGCCCGCCGGCCCACCGGGGATCCTGGCCAGCACGAGGTGGACGATGTTCTCGCTGAGCTCGTGGTCTCCGCCGGAGATCCACATCTTGGTACCGGTGATCCGGTACGTGCCGTCGTCCTGCGGCACCGCCCGGGTGGTGATGTCGGCCAGCGAGGAGCCGGCCTGCGGCTCCGAGAGGCACATGGTGCCGAAGAACCGGCCCTCGACCATGGGCCGCACATAGGTGTCGACCTGTTCCTTGCTGCCGTGCGCCACGAGCAGGTCGGCATTGCCGATGGTGAGGAACGGATACGCGGCGGTACCCACATTGGCGGCCTGGAACCAGGACATGCAGGCATTGGCGACCACGGTGGGCAGCTGCTGCCCGCCGACCTCGTAGTCCATCGCGGCGCCGGTCAGCCCGGCCTCGGCGAAGACCCGCAGCGCCTGTCCGACCTCCGGGATGACATGCACCCGCTCTCCGTCGAAGCGCGGCTCCTCGGAATCGTTCTTCTTGTTGTGCGGAGCGAAGTGCCGGGTCGCGATGGCCTCGCTGAGGTCCATCACCGCGTCGAAGGTGTCCCGGTCGTGGTCGGCGTAGCGGGGGTGGCGGGTCAGAGCCGTGACGTCCAGCCAGTCGTGGAGCAGGAAGTCCAGGTCGCGGCGGGAGAGCAGCAGGGAGTCCATGGGCATGGGTCCGATCGGGGAGGGCGGCGGAAACAGGTACGCGTGTGCGTCCGGGCGGCGGTTCAGACGGTGGTGCCGATGCCGCCGTCGACGGGGATCACTGCGCCGGTGACGTACGCCCCGGCCCGGCTGGAGAGGTAGATCGCCACGCCGGCCATGTCATCCGGCCGTCCGATCCGGCGCAGCGGCGCGGACTCGACCACGGCGTCGCCCTGTGCCTTCAGCGTGGCGGCCATCATCCTGGACTCGAACGGGCCGGGGGCGATCGCGTTGACGGTGATGCCCTGCGGCCCGAGTTCCTTGGCCAGAACCCGGGTCAGGTGGTGCAGTCCGGCCTTGCTCGCCGCGTAGGAGTAGGTGGGCAGCGGGTTGACGTGCAGGCCGTCGATGGAACCGACGTTGATCACGCGTGCCGGGTCGTCATGGGAGCCGGCCTTGCGCAGCAGCGGCAGCAGCGCCTGGGTCAGCAGGAAAGGGCTGCGCAGGTTGAGGTCCATCACCTTGTCCCAGCCGCTGACCGGGAACTCGTCCAGCGGCGCACCCCAGGTCGCGCCCGCATTGTTGACCAGGATGTGCAGTCGCTCCTCGCGGTCGCCGATCTCTGCGGCGAGCCGGTGGCACTCCTCCTCCCGCGACAGGTCCGCCGGCAGTGCGATCGCCTCGCCGAGTTCGGAGAGCTCACGCGCGGCCTCGTCGCAGGCCGCTGCGTTGCGGGAACTGACG from Streptomyces sp. NBC_01707 includes the following:
- a CDS encoding acyl-CoA dehydrogenase — protein: MDSLLLSRRDLDFLLHDWLDVTALTRHPRYADHDRDTFDAVMDLSEAIATRHFAPHNKKNDSEEPRFDGERVHVIPEVGQALRVFAEAGLTGAAMDYEVGGQQLPTVVANACMSWFQAANVGTAAYPFLTIGNADLLVAHGSKEQVDTYVRPMVEGRFFGTMCLSEPQAGSSLADITTRAVPQDDGTYRITGTKMWISGGDHELSENIVHLVLARIPGGPAGVKGISLFIVPKFLVEPDGSPGERNDVVPAGLNHKMGYRGTTNTLLNFGEGRHAPGGAPGAVGFLVGAAHHGLAYMFHMMNEARIGVGLGATALGYTGYLHALDYARTRPQGRPLTGRDANAPQVPIIEHADVRRMLLAQKSYVEGALALSLYCSRLLDEERTAEQESGRARARLLLDVLTPIAKSWPSQWCLAANDLAIQVHGGYGYTREYNVEQFYRDNRLNAIHEGTHGIQGLDLLGRKVVTNGGAGLSLLLETISATVARATASGGEAAELAAVLEQATTRAQRTTATLWSTGDPATALANASVYLEAVGHVVLAWIWLEQFLALRDRTDDFHEGKRQAARYFFRVELPRTGPQFDLLDSLDRTAADNRPEWF
- a CDS encoding SDR family oxidoreductase, with translation MTSLFSVSGKTALVTGGSRGIGLMIARGLVEAGARVYVSSRNAAACDEAARELSELGEAIALPADLSREEECHRLAAEIGDREERLHILVNNAGATWGAPLDEFPVSGWDKVMDLNLRSPFLLTQALLPLLRKAGSHDDPARVINVGSIDGLHVNPLPTYSYAASKAGLHHLTRVLAKELGPQGITVNAIAPGPFESRMMAATLKAQGDAVVESAPLRRIGRPDDMAGVAIYLSSRAGAYVTGAVIPVDGGIGTTV
- a CDS encoding ABC transporter ATP-binding protein; its protein translation is MGLPESREAPRSRGSVLLALRYYGRELARCPRLTVPAMLLPALGNIGINYIAPLVVAKLVGRIAGDNGISIGSTLPYVLGFAGVLLFAETLWRIGFHCLNRVAALAIEHLYVIGMDELFAKDAAFFHDNFAGSLTKRVLSFASRFEEFIDTLTFSVVGSFVPLLFGSVVLWRYDPLLVVGLLAMIALTALCVVPLIRRRQALVKQREEAIARVSGHVADSLTNIDTVQAFAAQEREAAEHRSRVAQSRRLTLRSWDYGNLRIDTLVAPMSVLTNALGLLLAVTLGGGGHGVEAVVVAFTYYSNATRIMFEFNQIYRRLESSMTEAAQFTELLLTPPTVLDPASPEPLLSQAADVRFEQVTFAHGGGRPLFEGLDLAVPSGAKIGLVGRSGGGKTTLTRLLLRLTDIDAGRILIGGQDISRLRQTDLRSLIAYVPQDPAMFHRTLRDNLAFARPDATDAEIRRAAEAAHVTEFADALPDGFDTMVGERGVKLSGGQRQRVALARAILRDAPILLLDEATSALDSESEILVQEALWRLMDGRTALVVAHRLSTVATMDRLVVLDRGRIVEQGTHQELLASDGSYAKLWQHQSGGFLDGSPARADLH